In Hypomesus transpacificus isolate Combined female chromosome 4, fHypTra1, whole genome shotgun sequence, the following are encoded in one genomic region:
- the LOC124467237 gene encoding zinc finger protein ZFPM2-like: MDLNPWHQPAKHSSPSEAMWPVHQSYASEGLYPAARLLESMQLLPQQASMAAMLPHAIVNKDIFPCKACGIWFRSERNHQAHLLFYCSGRQNPDQNQTPEPFSTLPHHMTLPYPQGLGVGQGQQAVEMLLNIHDGVKREGPAGSGGWGLRCTVCEHAADSPASLQHHILSHLSSSGHLCPLCHLSFQTAGDLDTHARTHTHRPGTRAHPADRHCAGAGSPQQASKCETGGGKEAETEKGMGKEGFQRVQTRRPGKPEKLQQVHALLKQERPDFTPSPASRPPSCTSTPTPLSQVQLPRPRSTPPGPRSSRAHPQIKSEPSSPRPTSSPIHPSLRPAFPLPHFLPHFPFLQDMTSPTGPQASEILAKMSELVHHRLRQGAGGGPGGNNNYPSLLYSPGHGPVLSKGTTCFQCSISFSSLENYLVHKKHYCQGRWTPSRPRDCPALLDKLPAPGSPEAGSRAGMASLGVGGAPSDPTSSLLTPPGLAVAGLDLLSTDRKWEGKTTPPRTPPDLDEKPCVQGEMEGAEGEGDLPGKTTCQACKITFSRTENFLVHKRYYCATRHDPPARRNHGNKMAASAAQRTVRTRRRRKNFDASHLANQELRLPLTHPRFLGIGPIGGAGMYQGAGDVFGTHGNQFPHPRYGLFLGVEPKHPEASLPTPRSALSSRCNSLVQSELATPPTDTPMDLSRKQAWRPGAGKVASAQIPRMHHGRDYHECVPCQVNFDRVEDYLQHKHSSCPAQGKRGRAGPASESPGSGPGSGSEEAENHGGRGGLTLKSRHAPVQPTCSPPPSKKPRSEGEPP, from the exons ATGGATTTGAACCCTTGGCACCAACCGGCCAAACACAGCTCTCCATCGGAGGCCATGTGGCCTGTCCACCAATCATATGCCTCGGAGGGGTTGTATCCAGCAGCCAGACTGCTGGAGTCCATGCAGCTCCTCCCACAACAGGCTAGCATGGCAGCGATGCTACCCCACGCCATTGTCAATA agGACATCTTTCCCTGCAAGGCGTGTGGTATCTGGTTCCGTAGCGAACGGAACCACCAGGCCCACCTCCTGTTTTACTGCAGTGGACGCCAGAACCCCGATCAGAACCAGACCCCAGAACCCTTCAGCACGCTCCCGCATCACATGACCCTCCCCTACCCACAAGGCCTTGGGGTGGGGCAGGGCCAGCAGGCGGTAGAGATGCTGCTGAACATACACGACG gtGTGAAGAGGGAGGGGCCTGCAGGGTCAGGCGGGTGGGGCCTGAGGTGCACGGTGTGTGAACACGCAGCGGACAGCCCCGCCTCCCTGCAGCATCAcatcctgtctcacctgtcctcGTCCGGTCACCTGTGTCCCCTCTGTCATCTGAGCTTCCAGACTGCAGGCGACCTGGACACGCATGCgcgaacgcacacacaccgtcCCGGGACGCGCGCACACCCCGCCGACAGACACTGCGCAGGGGCAGGGAGCCCCCAGCAGGCTAGCAAGTGTgagacggggggagggaaggaggcagagacGGAGAAAGGGATGGGGAAAGAGGGTTTCCAGCGCGTTCAAACCAGACGTCCCGGCAAGCCGGAGAAACTCCAGCAGGTGCACGCTCTTCTGaagcaggagagaccagacttcaccccctcccccgcctccaggccccccagctgcacctccaccccgacccccctctcccaggtccAGCTGCCCAGGCcccgctccacccctccaggcCCCAGATCCAGCCGGGCACACCCCCAGATCAAATCTGAGCCCTCCAGCCCTcggcccacctcctcccccatacACCCTTCCCTCCGCCCGgccttcccactcccccacttcctccctcacttccccTTTCTGCAGGATATGACATCACCAACCGGGCCGCAGGCTTCGGAGATACTGGCCAAGATGTCGGAGCTGGTGCATCACAGGttgaggcagggggcaggaggcggGCCAGGGGGCAACAACAACTACCCCTCCCTGCTCTACAGCCCCGGCCACGGCCCCGTCCTCTCTAAAGGAACAACGTGTTTCCAGTGTAGcatctccttctccagcctGGAGAACTATCTGGTCCACAAGAAGCACTACTGCCAGGGTCGATGGACCCCCTCCAGGCCCCGAGACTGCCCAGCCCTCCTGGACAAGCTGCCCGCCCCAGGGAGCCCCGAGGCTGGGTCCAGGGCCGGCATGGCCAGCCTGGGTGTGGGAGGTGCCCCCTCGGACCCCACCAGCTCCCTCCTGACCCCCCCTGGCCTGGCTGTGGCCGGGCTGGACCTCTTGAGTACTGACAGGAAGTGGGAAGGGAAGACCACGCCCCCCCGGACTCCCCCAGATCTGGATGAGAAGCCCTGCGtccagggagagatggagggtgcgGAGGGGGAGGGCGACCTCCCAGGGAAGACCACCTGCCAGGCATGTAAGATCACCTTCAGCCGGACGGAGAACTTCCTGGTCCACAAGCGCTACTACTGCGCCACTCGCCACGACCCCCCTGCCCGACGCAACCACGGAAACAAGATGGCCGCCTCTGCCGCCCAGCGCACCGTCCGCACGCGCCGACGCAGGAAGAACTTTGATGCGTCCCACCTGGCCAATCAGGAGCTTCGATTGCCTTTGACCCACCCACGCTTCCTGGGGATCGGGCCAATCGGAGGTGCCGGAATGTACCAGGGGGCGGGGGATGTCTTTGGTACCCATGGCAACCAGTTCCCCCACCCTAGATACGGCTTGTTTCTAGGGGTGGAGCCTAAACACCCAGAGGCCAGCCTCCCCACGCCTAGGTCCGCCCTCTCGTCCAGATGCAACAGCCTGGTCCAATCAGAGCTGGCCACGCCCCCCACAGATACGCCCATGGACCTGAGCAGGAAGCAGGCGTGGCGGCCGGGCGCGGGCAAAGTGGCGTCTGCCCAGATACCCAGAATGCACCACGGGAGGGACTACCACGAGTGTGTTCCATGTCAGGTGAACTTCGACAGGGTGGAAGATTACctccagcacaaacacagctccTGCCCCGCCCagggcaagagagggagggctggaccCGCTTCTGAGTCCCCCGGGTCGGGTCCAGGGTCGGGGTCGGAGGAAGCCGAGAaccatggaggaagaggaggtctgACCTTGAAAAGTAGACACGCCCCTGTACAGCCGACTTGCAGTCCTCCCCCATCTAAGAAGCCCCGCTCCGAAGGGGAGCCCCCTTGA